A DNA window from Salvelinus namaycush isolate Seneca chromosome 30, SaNama_1.0, whole genome shotgun sequence contains the following coding sequences:
- the LOC120025368 gene encoding calretinin-like, with protein MASQAQQPPHLHLAELTAAQFLDIWKHFDADGNGYIEGKELENFFRQLETARRGTGVVSGEKMKEFMMKFDKNADGRIEMSELAQILPTEENFLLCFRTFVGSSAEFMAAWRRYDTDRSGYIEANELKGFLSDLLKKANRHYDDKKLNEYTQTILKMFDLNGDGKLGLSEMARLLPVQENFLLKFEGCKLSAEQFNIIFTFYDKDGNGYIDEQELDALLKDLHDKNKMELDSTGLVGYKKSIMALSDAGKLYRTELEIVLCRDSTL; from the exons ATGGCGAGTCAAGCACAGCAGCCCCCTCATCTCCACCTGGCAGAGCTCACCGCGGCGCAGTTTCTCGACATCTGGAAACATTTCGACGCAGACG GAAATGGCTACATCGAGGGAAAGGAGCTGGAGAACTTCTTCCGGCAGCTAGAGACTGCGCGGAGAGGAACAGGCGTGGTGAGTGG AGAGAAAATGAAGGAATTCATGATGAAATTTGACAAGAATGCAGACGGAAGAATCGAGATGTCAGAA ttAGCTCAGATTCTGCCCACAGAGGAGAATTTCCTGCTTTGTTTCAGAACATTTGTGGGATCCAGTGCAGAATTCATGGCG GCATGGCGAAGGTATGACACTGATCGCAGTGGATACATCGAAGCCAATGAACTGAAG GGTTTCCTGTCAGATCTTCTGAAGAAGGCCAACAGACACTACGATGACAAGAAACTCAACGAGTACACACAGACAATC CTGAAGATGTTTGATCTGAATGGTGATGGGAAACTGGGCCTGTCTGAAATGGCCAG GCTGCTGCCGGTTCAGGAAAATTTCTTGCTCAAGTTCGAG GGATGCAAGCTTTCAGCAGAGCAGTTCAACATAATATTCACCTTCTATGACAAG GATGGAAACGGTTACATCGATGAGCAGGAGCTGGACGCACTGCTGAAGGACCTACATGACAAGAACAAAATG GAGTTGGACTCGACTGGTCTGGTGGGCTATAAGAAGAGCATCATGGCTCTGTCCGACGCGGGGAAGCTCTACCGCACCGAGCTCGAGATCGTCCTCTGCCGCGACTCCACACTGTGA
- the LOC120024822 gene encoding purine nucleoside phosphorylase-like, whose amino-acid sequence MSSTSESRYTYEQYKETADWLLEHTQHMPKVAIICGSGLGGLADLLENSVAFPYKDIPHFPQSTVPGHAGNLVFGELQGKACVCMQGRFHYYEGYSIAMVTYPVRVSTLLGVETLIVTNAAGGLNPKFNVGDIMLIRDHINMPGLAGINPLRGHNDDRFGVRFPCMSDAYDADLGRLAREVAEEQGCSSFLQQGVYCNVGGPAFETVAESKILLSLGADAVGMSTVPEVIVARHGGLRVFGLSLITNRVVSEYGSQERANHEEVLEITQRRTQDLQKLIINLLARI is encoded by the exons ATGTCATCCACCAGCGAGAGCAG GTACACCTATGAGCAGTACAAAGAGACAGCTGATTGGCTGCTGGAGCATACGCAGCACATGCCCAAGGTGGCCATCATCTGTGGTTCTGGACTGGGAGGGCTGGCAGACTTACTGGAGAATAGTGTAGCCTTCCCTTATAAAGACATCCCTCACTTCCCTCAGAGCACag tGCCAGGCCATGCTGGGAATCTGGTGTTTGGGGAGCTGCAAGGGAAGGCCTGTGTTTGTATGCAGGGCAGGTTCCATTACTATGAGGGCTACAGCATTGCCATG GTGACGTACCCGGTGCGTGTGTCTACTCTGCTTGGGGTGGAGACGTTGATAGTGACCAACGCTGCAGGAGGACTGAACCCTAAGTTCAATGTTGGTGACATCATGTTGATCAGAGACCACATCAATATGCCTGGCCTGGCCGGCATCAACCCTCTGAGGGGACACAACGATGACAG gTTTGGTGTGCGGTTCCCCTGCATGTCGGATGCGTATGATGCAGACCTGGGCCGTTTGGCTCGAGAGGTTGCGGAGGAGCAGGGCTGTTCCTCTTTCCTCCAACAGGGGGTGTATTGCAATGTGGGCGGCCCCGCCTTCGAGACAGTGGCAGAGAGCAAGATACTGCTGAGCCTGGGGGCAGACGCTGTGG GTATGAGTACAGTGCCAGAAGTGATTGTGGCTCGTCACGGTGGTCTGCGTGTGTTTGGTCTGTCTCTCATCACCAACCGCGTGGTATCAGAGTATGGCAGCCAGGAACGCGCCAACCATGAGGAGGTGCTGGAAATCACCCAGCGACGCACACAGGACCTGCAGAAACTCATCATCAACCTCTTGGCCCGaatatag